A single genomic interval of Apis cerana isolate GH-2021 linkage group LG14, AcerK_1.0, whole genome shotgun sequence harbors:
- the LOC107998748 gene encoding ubiquitin carboxyl-terminal hydrolase 22, whose protein sequence is MSDHGCIHLNNFKAAKGIQPYKVIHSYFVTSTSTEARIRKAVSCLCHTCKTYKDRLHSCLHCIFFGCYVKGHIQEHAKTKKHFLAVDLCYGNILCFQCGDYVYDRELLGVAKAQWSESAKSLSFGEFYRAWEPTQIEAELLRKHPRRRRVVENSTIGLRGLINLGSTCFMNCIVQALIHTPLLRDYFLADRHHCPQPTRCLVCEVSHLFQEFYSGSKAPLTLHKLLHLIWTHARHLAGYEQQDAHEFFIATLDVLHRHCEAAPILIKDNPHHCNCIIDQIFTGGLQSDVVCQACNGVSTTIDPFWDISLDLGPAASASGSDSSGPPTSLLDCLERFTRAEHLGSSAKIKCSNCQTYQESTKQLTMKQLPIVASFHLKRFEHSSIQDKKISTFISFPEQLDMTPFMSHRRNGNNNSAMIDGLPKNGEDMAFSDNRYSLFAVINHEGSLETGHYTAFIRQQRDQWFKCDDHLITRARLKDVLTSEGYLLFYHKQILEYGRNTKV, encoded by the exons ATGAGCGACCATGGCTGCATACacttgaataatttcaaagcaGCCAAGGGTATCCAGCCGTACAAAGTGATACACTCCTATTTTGTGACCAGCACGTCGACCGAAGCACGCATAAGAAAG gCTGTTAGTTGTTTATGTCATACATGTAAGACATATAAAGATCGCCTACATTCTTGTCTTCATTGTATATTCTTTGGCTGCTATGTAAAAGGTCATATACAAGAACATGCAAAGACAAAAAAGCATTTTttag ctgTTGATCTTtgttatggaaatattttgtgCTTCCAATGTGGAGATTATGTATATGATAGAGAGCTGTTAGGAGTTGCTAAAGCACAATGGAGTGAGTCTGCAAAATCATTGAGTTTTGGAGAATTTTACAGAGCATGGGAACCAACACAAATAGAGGcagaattattaagaaaacatCCACGCAGAAGACGTGTGGTCGAAAATTCTACCATAg gttTAAGAGGACTTATAAATCTTGGTAGTACATGTTTCATGAACTGCATTGTACAGGCACTCATACACACGCCGCTATTAAGAGATTATTTTCTTGCTGATCGTCATCACTGCCCACAGCCAACACGCTGCCTGGTCTGTGAAGTGTCTCATCTTTTTCAGGAATTTTATTCTGGTAGCAAAGCACCATTGACGCTTCACAAGCTTCTCCATTTGATCTGGACACATGCTAGACATTTAGCAGGTTACGAACAACAGGATGCTCATGAATTCTTTATTGCTACACTCGATGTTCTGCATAGGCATTGTGAAGCAGCACCaatcttaataaaagataatccaCATCACTGTAATTGTATCATTGATCAAATCTTTACTGGTGGACTTCAAAGTGATGTAGTTTGTCAAGCATGCAA cgGAGTATCTACGACGATAGATCCATTTTGGGATATATCTTTGGATTTGGGTCCAGCGGCTAGTGCATCAGGTTCCGATAGTTCTGGTCCTCCTACCTCGTTATTAGATTGTTTGGAAAGGTTCACTCGTGCAGAGCATTTAGGATCTagcgcaaaaataaaatgtagtaATTGTCAGACGTATCAAGAAAGCACTAAGCAATTAACAATGAAGCAACTACCTATTGTGGCCAGCTTTCACTTAAAACGATTTGAGCACTCTAGTATACAGGACAAGAAGATTTCTACGTTCATATCGTTTCCAGAACAATTAGACATGACTCCATTTATGTCTCATAGACGAAATGGTAACAATAACAGTGCAATGATAGATGGACTACCAAAGAATGGAGAAGACATGGCATTCAGCGACAATAGATATTCTCTATTTGCGGTAATAAATCACGAAGGTTCTTTGGAGACTGGACACTACACTGCCTTTATACGGCAGCAAAGAGATCAATGGTTTAAATGTGACGATCATTTAATTACAAGAGCAAGATTAAAAGATGTCTTGACTAGCGAAGG gtatcttcttttttatcataaacaaATTTTGGAGTACGGTCGAAATACCAAGGTGTAA
- the LOC107998704 gene encoding intraflagellar transport protein 140 homolog, translating into MSLYFDTRVQNPETASISTHAIWHVNYPLLAVAAYSQDKGGFITIYDDQGEPTQDVESPRHSVAQVTALGWHPERRWLAAGWENGELQIWPGDTGSTEFSLVVTPHRDPIIILQWSQHGGRLVSADSAGSIVGWKIDSRGQLLMMFHHELKDSFVQIVFKTIPPKSITDINGLAKAAIGGDERALDIFSSWRPRTAAPTTIITQKDNHAFYIGTTSGVIFFVDNQGQCTEILNTNGAAIQLILHHQTRDSLIVMTEGLNIGHFQTDPITGRLTELTKVKLSSRYDILRSGPAMCWAGGNTLAILTGELGVRCWNLHSGDSYVLSPPDSSTGSIATPQEICTSISFCKNNGTLAAGTNLGTIYFWKRKIETDCDENGWPNVPESCSIHGTVKQLTWGASFLRNPLLAVNCITNVFILYQQTMCAAYNDGVCASQLSSTQILIEFDEMNYTLKTDIQVQFVAINKEYIAVASGRQVVIYRIHIDTSFNTTLIANFNCDTEKLLIYDHTLIILTPVVIQLRSMEGTLIQMLPTLPEEGEPITMDLTGQYLTVASLNGILKIWDLSKREAKLHTRAMATYEAITDFAEIIEARCNADCRCVSITVAMTNLMPSSILYVWDIESDQIHEFDFAESKDVDEDDTDLSIKCKGRLVTAHYWDIEDPRLLVCRAQRLETRDSKYSKQNNENDYDILKTTVVLVSMFATSDHGIVVQDIKPIKDENCRVLGVHSPHVIILNSEKTIKRTSKVTKLLMRDFEELGICDSVTKKAVLDFSFHISVANMEEAFKSIKSIKNEGIWKSLARMCVKTKQLNMALLCLGHMKQARAARALREAIHDNSLNLEAKVGILAVELGLYNDAERLFREAKRLDLLGKLLEARNKFKEAIELAKNENKICEKTSYYSYAKALEQEGKIAEAIEMYTKADCHRFEVPRMLFVRPRELLAYLNNSDDPEIKNWHAQYIESTGDMEGALKLYEQAKNTLAMTRLLCYFDRENEVSELVSRTNHAASAYHLAAHYESKNNISQAIHFYTIAKAYTNAIRLCKEHDMFEELWPLAVLASRQSQIDVAKYYEENDQSDKAVLLYHKAGLLHKALDIAFKTKQYSALQLIIMDVNADSDPALIIKCADYFVQNDQIEKAVDLLATGRKYLEALELIQKYNILLSEDLAEKMTLDKIDNDVDHEKMRISILERIGEIAFEQGNYHLATKKFTQAGNKLRAMKALLKSGDTEKICFFAQVSRQREIYIMAGNYLQSLDWQNQPEVLKNIINFYSKGKAMDLLANFYVACAQVEIDEFQNYEKALDALNQASRCLAKVVTPRDLDIHKRAVDLVNNRIAVVRRYLDIKKLFDRGETAAAMQQVHQLLDSQGPDLEQSVRRGDLFATITQHYINIGDTDKARASIEELKRLIPGINLAYYFNVGVLEALGYKMKIQREENSDKEDDIEELLGE; encoded by the exons atgTCACTTTATTTCGATACGCGAGTACAAAATCCAGAAACAGCTTCAATAAGTACTCATGCAATTTGGCATGTTAATTATCCTTTGTTGGCTGTAGCTGCATATTCTCAGGATAAGGGTggttttataacaatttatgatGATCAGGGAGAACCTACTCAAGATGTAGAATCACCTAGACATTCTGTAGCTCAAGTAACTGCTCTTGGATGGCATCCAGAAAGACGATGGCTTGCAGCAGGATGGGAAAATGGAGAATTACAG atatggcCAGGTGATACTGGTAGCACTGAATTTAGCTTAGTAGTTACACCACATCGTGatcctattataattttgcaatgGAGTCAACATGGAGGAAGATTAGTATCTGCAGATTCAGCTGGATCTATAGTTGGTTGGAAAATTGATTCAAGAGGTCAATTGTTAATGATGTTTCATCATGAGCTGAAAGATTCTTTTGTACAAATAGTATTCAAGACTATTCCACCAAAATCAATAACagatataaa tGGTTTAGCAAAAGCTGCAATTGGAGGAGATGAAAGAGCATTAGATATATTCAGCTCTTGGCGTCCCAGAACAGCTGCACCAACAACAATTATAACACAAAAAGATAATCATGCCTTTTATATTGGAACTACTAGTGGtgtgatattttttgttgataaCCAAGGACAATGTACAGAAATTCTGAATACAAATGGTGCtgcaatacaattaatattgcatCATCAAACTAGAGATTCTCTAATTGTTATGACAGAAGGTTTAAATATAGGACATTTTCAGACAGATCCTATTACAGGCCGATTGACTGAATTGACAAAA GTGAAACTTAGCAGtagatatgatatattacGATCTGGTCCAGCAATGTGTTGGGCAGGAGGAAACACTTTAGCAATTCTTACAGGAGAATTAGGCGTTCGTTGTTGGAATCTTCATAGTGGTGATAGTTATGTGTTATCTCCACCAGACTCATCTACTGGAAGTATTGCCACACCACAGGAAATTTGCACAAGCAtatctttttgtaaaaataatg gTACTTTAGCTGCTGGAACTAATTTAGGAACAATTTACTTTTGGAAACGCAAAATTGAAACAGATTGTGATGAAAATGGTTGGCCAAATGTACCAGAATCTTGTAGCATTCATGGCACAGTAAAACAGCTTACATGGGGTGCTTCTTTCCTAAGAAATCCACTTCTTGCAGTGAATTGTATTACTAACGTTTTTATACTATATCAACAAACAATGTGCGCTGCATATAACGATGGCGTTTGTGCTAGTCAACTCAGTTCTACTCAAATTCTAATAGAATTCGATGAGATGAATTACACTTTAAAAACTGATATTCAAGTGCAATTTGTCGCTATTAATAAAGAGTATATTGCTGTTGCTTCTGGTAGACAAGTTGTGATTTATAGAATTCACATTGATACATCTTTCAATACAActttaattgcaaattttaattgtgacactgaaaaattattaatttatgatcatACTTTAATCATTCTTACTCCTGTAGTCATACAATTACGATCAATGGAGGGTACTCTTATTCAGATGTTACCTACATTACCAGAAGAAGGTGAACCAATTACTATGGATTTGACTGGGCAATATTTAACAGTTGCATCTTTAAatggtattttaaaaatttgggaTTTAAGTAAACGTGAAGCAAAGTTGCATACCAGAGCAATGGCAACTTATGAGGCGATTACTGATTTTGCTGAAATTATTGAAGCAAGATGTAATGCTGATTGTCGTTGCGTATCTATAACTGTTGCAATGACAAATTTAATGCCAAGTTCAATCTTATATGTTTGGGATATAGAAAGTGATCAGATACatgaatttgattttgcaGAATCAAAAGATGTGGACGAAGATGATACtgatttatctataaaatgcAAAGGAAGATTAGTTACTGCTCATTATTGGGACATAGAAGATCCTAGATTATTAGTATGTCGAGCACAAAGATTAGAAACAAGAGATtccaaatattcaaaacaaaataatgaaaatgattatgatattttaaaaactactgTGGTTTTAGTATCAATGTTTGCTACATCAGATCATGGAATTGTTGTACAGGATATCAAGCCAATTAAGGATGAAAATTGTAGAGTTTTAGGTGTTCATTCTCCACAcgtcattattttaaattctgaaaaaacaataaaaagaacTAGTAAAGTAACAAAATTGCTTATGAGggattttgaagaattagGTATATGCGATTCTGTTACGAAGAAAGCTGTTTTAGATTTCAGCTTTCATATCAGTGTTGCTAATATGGAAGAAgcttttaaatcgattaaatctattaaaaatgaagGTATCTGGAAAAGCTTAGCGAGGATGTGTGTGAAAACAAAGCAATTAAATATGGCTCTTTTATGTTTGGGCCATATGAAACAAGCGCGAGCAGCAAGAGCTCTTAGAGAAGCTATTCATGATAACAGTTTAAATCTGGAAGCCAAAGTAGGAATATTAGCAGTTGAATTAGGATTATATAATGACGCTGAACGTCTTTTCCGTGAAGCAAAACGATTAGATTTATTGGGCAAGCTTCTTGAAGCACGTAATAAGTTTAAAGAAGCTATAGAGTTGGCAAAAAATGAGAacaaaatttgtgaaaaaacaAGTTATTACAGTTATGCTAAAGCTCTTGAACAAGAGGGTAAAATAGCAGAAGCTATAGAAATGTATACTAAAGCAGATTGTCATCGATTTGAAGTGCCAAGAATGTTATTCGTGAGACCTAGAGAACTTTTGGCATATCTTAATAATTCCGACGATccggaaattaaaaattggcaTGCACAATATATAGAATCAACTGGCGATATGGAAGGGGCATTGAAATTGTACGAACAAGCTAAAAATACTCTTGCAATGACTAGATTGCTTTGTTATTTTGATAGAGAAAATGAAGTTAGTGAATTAGTATCACGAACAAATCATGCTGCATCTGCATATCATTTAGCGGCACATTACgagtcaaaaaataatatatctcaagctattcatttttatactattgcTAAAGCTTACACAAATGCCATTCGATTGTGCAAAGAACATGATATGTTCGAGGAATTATGGCCTTTAGCAGTATTAGCTTCAAGACAATCACAGATAGATGTTGCGAAGTATTATGAAGAAAATGATCAATCAGATAAAGCGGTTTTGTTGTATCATAAAGCTGGTTTATTACATAAAGCATTAGATATTGCCTTTAAAACGAAACAATATAGTgctttacaattaattattatggatGTTAATGCGGATTCTGATCCtgctttgataataaaatgtgcTGATTATTTCGTTCAAAATGATCAGATTGAAAAAGCAGTAGATCTACTTGCAActggaagaaaatatttggaagCTTTGGAATTAATACAGAAATACAATATTCTGTTAAGCGAAGATTTAGCTGAAAAAATGACTTtggataaaattgataatgacGTAGATCATGAAAAAATGCGAATATCTATATTAGAAAGAATAGGTGAAATAGCGTTCGAACAAGGAAATTATCATTTggcaacaaaaaaatttactcaAGCTGGTAACAAATTGAGGGCTATGAAAGCCTTATTAAAATCTGGTGATACCGAAAAGATTTGTTTCTTCGCTCAAGTTTCTAGACAAAGAGAGATTTATATTATGGCTGGGaattatttgcaatcattAGATTGGCAAAATCAACCAGAAGtactaaaaaatatcattaatttttattctaaaggaAAAGCAATGGATTTATTGGCTAATTTTTACGTTGCTTGTGCACAAGTAGAAATCGACGagtttcaaaattatgaaaaagctCTCGATGCTCTGAATCAAGCAAGTAGGTGTTTGGCAAAAGTAGTAACTCCAAGAGATCTCGATATTCATAAAAGAGCGGTAGATTTAGTGAACAATAGGATAGCAGTGGTCAGAcgttatttagatattaaaaa gtTGTTTGATAGAGGCGAAACTGCTGCAGCAATGCAACAAGTGCATCAATTACTCGATTCTCAAGGGCCAGATTTGGAACAATCAGTTCGTCGTGGCGATTTATTTGCGACTATTACccaacattatattaatattggcgATACAGATAAAGCACGTGCTAGTATAGAAGAATTAAAGCGTTTAATACCTGGCATAAATTTGGCTTATTATTTCAATGTCGGTGTATTAGAAGCACTTggttataaaatgaaaattcaacggGAAGAAAATTCTGATAAAGAAGACGATATCGAGGAACTTTTAGGAGAATAg
- the LOC107998705 gene encoding hexosaminidase D isoform X2: MLLLPYNLVCVYIHLFPLLRTWGATGLLLEWEDTFPYNRELSHIGSNGLSSLISGYTVQEARHILQIAGDCGLAVVPLVQTFGHMEFVLKHDEWRSLREVEHFPSSICPSNPRTLSLVKSLIRQIVSFHPDIQYLHIGADEVWHLGLCSVCIKRAASSKYGKPSLYLEHVLAIAQYVQETYPYLKIIIWDDMLRSIDLQVLNDHYIGKYVEPMIWHYNPRDNFALPHDLWDKYTAVFPHIWAATAFKGATGSSQHVPIIRHHISNHEKWLEELSIHVNKVREFRGTVFTGWSRYDHYATLCELLPTAIPSLALCLKVWLHGYSEQIHNQVAKCLGYMDHPLHITPQPRPAPIPSNLLFPGWPIAVGVEWFLNFRTKFHNIVSSEQISTWMNPWQVANNYTNPMQLENLVPAFTELLLELSSLEGYLRFQMETIFFPSMIDEWIGTNIQPMKGKLMELKQTTENQIKLNSRV; this comes from the exons ATGCTGCTATTACCTTATAATTtagtgtgtgtatatatacat ttatttccattattaagAACATGGGGTGCCACTGGACTTCTGCTAGAATGGGAAGACACATTCCCATACAATCGAGAGCTTTCTCATATAGGAAGCAATGGATTGAGCAGTTTAATCAGTGGATATACAGTTCAAGAAGCCAGACATATCCTACAAATTGCAGGAGATTGTGGTTTAGCTGTTGTTCCTTTAGTACAAACATTTGGTCATATGGAG tTTGTTTTAAAACATGATGAATGGAGGTCCTTAAGAGAAGTGGAGCACTTTCCAAGCTCAATTTGTCCATCTAATCCAAGAACATTATCTTTGGTAAAGTCCTTGATTCGACAAATAGTTAGTTTTCACCCAGATATACAGTATTTGCACATAGGTGCAGATGAAGTCTGGCATTTAGGTCTTTGTTCAGTTTGTATAAAACGTGCTGCCTCTAGCAAATATGGGAAACCATCTCTGTACCTGGAACATGTTTTGGCTATTGCACAATATGTACAAGAAACATATCcctatttaaagattattatatggGATGATATGTTAAGATCAATAGATTTACAGGTTTTGAACG ATcattatattggaaaatatgtGGAACCTATGATCTGGCACTATAATCCTAGAGATAATTTTGCTCTACCTCATG atTTATGGGATAAATATACTGCAGTTTTTCCTCATATTTGGGCAGCTACTGCATTTAAAGGTGCTACTGGATCTTCTCAACATGTACCAATTATAAGACATCATATAAGTAATCATGAGAAATGGTTAGAAGAATTGAGTATACATGTAAATAAAGTTCGTGAATTTCGAGGAACAGTCTTTACAGGATGGTCAag ATATGATCATTATGCAACATTATGTGAATTATTACCTACCGCAATACCATCATTGGCGTTATGTTTGAAAGTCTGGCTTCATGGTTATTCTGAACAAATTCATAATCAAGTGGCAAAATGTTTAGGATATATGGATCATCCTTTACATATAACACCACAACCTAGACCTGCACCAATACCTAGTAACTTACTTTTTCCTGGATGGCCAATTGCAGTAGGAGTAGAatggtttttaaattttagaactaaatttcataatattgttTCTAGTGAACa AATATCTACATGGATGAATCCATGGCAAGTcgcaaataattatacaaatcctatgcaattagaaaatttagtaCCCGCTTTTACGGA ATTACTATTAGAATTATCTTCCTTAGAAGGATATTTAAGATTTCAGATGGAAACTATTTTCTTTCCATCAATGATTGATGAATGGATAGGTACAAATATTCAGCCCATGAAAGGGAAACTTATGGAATTAAAACAAACTACAGAGAAtcaaattaagttaaatagtCGAgtttag
- the LOC107998705 gene encoding hexosaminidase D isoform X1, with translation MDALTFGSHRLVHLDLKGAPPRVCYFEKLFPLLRTWGATGLLLEWEDTFPYNRELSHIGSNGLSSLISGYTVQEARHILQIAGDCGLAVVPLVQTFGHMEFVLKHDEWRSLREVEHFPSSICPSNPRTLSLVKSLIRQIVSFHPDIQYLHIGADEVWHLGLCSVCIKRAASSKYGKPSLYLEHVLAIAQYVQETYPYLKIIIWDDMLRSIDLQVLNDHYIGKYVEPMIWHYNPRDNFALPHDLWDKYTAVFPHIWAATAFKGATGSSQHVPIIRHHISNHEKWLEELSIHVNKVREFRGTVFTGWSRYDHYATLCELLPTAIPSLALCLKVWLHGYSEQIHNQVAKCLGYMDHPLHITPQPRPAPIPSNLLFPGWPIAVGVEWFLNFRTKFHNIVSSEQISTWMNPWQVANNYTNPMQLENLVPAFTELLLELSSLEGYLRFQMETIFFPSMIDEWIGTNIQPMKGKLMELKQTTENQIKLNSRV, from the exons ATGGACGCCTTGACGTTTGGCTCTCACAG GCTAGTTCACTTAGATCTCAAGGGTGCCCCACCGCGAGTCTGTTATTTTGAAAAG ttatttccattattaagAACATGGGGTGCCACTGGACTTCTGCTAGAATGGGAAGACACATTCCCATACAATCGAGAGCTTTCTCATATAGGAAGCAATGGATTGAGCAGTTTAATCAGTGGATATACAGTTCAAGAAGCCAGACATATCCTACAAATTGCAGGAGATTGTGGTTTAGCTGTTGTTCCTTTAGTACAAACATTTGGTCATATGGAG tTTGTTTTAAAACATGATGAATGGAGGTCCTTAAGAGAAGTGGAGCACTTTCCAAGCTCAATTTGTCCATCTAATCCAAGAACATTATCTTTGGTAAAGTCCTTGATTCGACAAATAGTTAGTTTTCACCCAGATATACAGTATTTGCACATAGGTGCAGATGAAGTCTGGCATTTAGGTCTTTGTTCAGTTTGTATAAAACGTGCTGCCTCTAGCAAATATGGGAAACCATCTCTGTACCTGGAACATGTTTTGGCTATTGCACAATATGTACAAGAAACATATCcctatttaaagattattatatggGATGATATGTTAAGATCAATAGATTTACAGGTTTTGAACG ATcattatattggaaaatatgtGGAACCTATGATCTGGCACTATAATCCTAGAGATAATTTTGCTCTACCTCATG atTTATGGGATAAATATACTGCAGTTTTTCCTCATATTTGGGCAGCTACTGCATTTAAAGGTGCTACTGGATCTTCTCAACATGTACCAATTATAAGACATCATATAAGTAATCATGAGAAATGGTTAGAAGAATTGAGTATACATGTAAATAAAGTTCGTGAATTTCGAGGAACAGTCTTTACAGGATGGTCAag ATATGATCATTATGCAACATTATGTGAATTATTACCTACCGCAATACCATCATTGGCGTTATGTTTGAAAGTCTGGCTTCATGGTTATTCTGAACAAATTCATAATCAAGTGGCAAAATGTTTAGGATATATGGATCATCCTTTACATATAACACCACAACCTAGACCTGCACCAATACCTAGTAACTTACTTTTTCCTGGATGGCCAATTGCAGTAGGAGTAGAatggtttttaaattttagaactaaatttcataatattgttTCTAGTGAACa AATATCTACATGGATGAATCCATGGCAAGTcgcaaataattatacaaatcctatgcaattagaaaatttagtaCCCGCTTTTACGGA ATTACTATTAGAATTATCTTCCTTAGAAGGATATTTAAGATTTCAGATGGAAACTATTTTCTTTCCATCAATGATTGATGAATGGATAGGTACAAATATTCAGCCCATGAAAGGGAAACTTATGGAATTAAAACAAACTACAGAGAAtcaaattaagttaaatagtCGAgtttag
- the LOC107998707 gene encoding CDK5 regulatory subunit-associated protein 2-like isoform X1, which produces MNDYLSSSVSQLTTDVINLKAKLKEMQKLKNSVDESYKDAIREYHLIVMEQFTELKQQLHEARIKNEALDHSVAVIAKKLEQINHGKEDKLQAIVIEQYTIMKEELNKMRNEMDYETQKKNQDLTSQVFALKKAISKLEKSKEKLENDYEKKLSYIIKNKDMEIKTLHLRLQKQKNELCTSLNIKKQNEMDNIVSALEKQYRTLLTETETISENKTQEYLMKIAILEDQILNMKKFNSSL; this is translated from the exons ATGAATGATTACTTATCTTCAAGTGTTAGTCAATTAACAActgatgttattaatttaaaagctaA gctgaAAGAGAtgcaaaagttgaaaaattctgTGGATGAAAGTTATAAAGATGCTATTCgagaatatcatttaatagtAATGGAACAATTTACTGAATTAAAACAACAGTTACACGAAgctcgaataaaaaatgaagcaTTGGATCATAGTGTAGCTGTAATAGCtaaaaaattggaacaaaTCAACCATGGTAAG GAAGATAAATTACAGGCAATCGTAATTGAGcaatatacaataatgaaggaagaattaaacaaaatgaGGAATGAAATGGATTATgaaactcaaaaaaaaaatcaggatTTGACATCTCAAGTTTTTGCTTTAAAGAAAGCCATTTCAAAActcgaaaaatcaaaagaaaaacttgagaatgattatgaaaaaaaattgtcatatataattaag aacaaagatatggaaataaaaacattacatTTGCGActgcaaaaacaaaaaaatgaattatgtaCATctctgaatataaaaaaacaaaatgaaatggaTAATATTGTTTCTGCATTAGAAAAACAGTATAGAACGCTGTTAACAGAAACAGAaacaatttctgaaaataaaactcAGGAATATCTTATG aaaatagctATTCTTGaagatcaaatattaaatatgaagaaatttaaCTCGAGTTTATAG
- the LOC107998707 gene encoding uncharacterized protein LOC107998707 isoform X2 produces the protein MKIIKYILKNEQSIEMEEQWIDKIMTICEQFDSFTKEKHKELQLKDLLEKKDIELSEKDTQRKEEIELLSKKIHDLEMKLEMKIKDEDKLQAIVIEQYTIMKEELNKMRNEMDYETQKKNQDLTSQVFALKKAISKLEKSKEKLENDYEKKLSYIIKNKDMEIKTLHLRLQKQKNELCTSLNIKKQNEMDNIVSALEKQYRTLLTETETISENKTQEYLMKIAILEDQILNMKKFNSSL, from the exons atgaaaatcataaaatatattttaaagaatgagCAAAGTATAGAAATGGAAGAACAAtggatagataaaataatgacAATATGTGAACAGTTTGATTCATTTACAAAAGAGAAACATaaagaattacaattaaaagatttacttgaaaaaaaagatatagaacTCTCAGAGAAAGATAcacaaagaaaagaagaaattgaattattgtctAAGAAGATACAtgatttagaaatgaaattggaAATGAAGATTaaagat GAAGATAAATTACAGGCAATCGTAATTGAGcaatatacaataatgaaggaagaattaaacaaaatgaGGAATGAAATGGATTATgaaactcaaaaaaaaaatcaggatTTGACATCTCAAGTTTTTGCTTTAAAGAAAGCCATTTCAAAActcgaaaaatcaaaagaaaaacttgagaatgattatgaaaaaaaattgtcatatataattaag aacaaagatatggaaataaaaacattacatTTGCGActgcaaaaacaaaaaaatgaattatgtaCATctctgaatataaaaaaacaaaatgaaatggaTAATATTGTTTCTGCATTAGAAAAACAGTATAGAACGCTGTTAACAGAAACAGAaacaatttctgaaaataaaactcAGGAATATCTTATG aaaatagctATTCTTGaagatcaaatattaaatatgaagaaatttaaCTCGAGTTTATAG
- the LOC133667269 gene encoding centrosomal protein of 112 kDa-like — protein sequence MPKISEYNEKETMKLDECFKETLARVRPFVLALTSIETAELCKIWLNKLNSVTSQRRLRNEYLMELFRQLKMGHIGGIFSRPPPNGFLLPLPKSYHMVPILDFMKFIVIKE from the coding sequence ATGCCAAAAATTAGTGagtataatgaaaaagaaactatGAAATTGGACGAATGTTTCAAGGAAACATTAGCACGTGTTAGACCTTTTGTCTTAGCATTAACATCTATTGAAACTGcagaattatgtaaaatttggcTTAACAAGTTAAATTCTGTTACTTCGCAACGTCGCCTAAGAAACGAATATCTTATGGAATTATTTAGGCAATTGAAGATGGGACATATTGGAGGAATATTTAGTAGACCTCCACCTAATGGATTCCTTTTACCATTACCTAAATCGTATCATATGGTACCTATATTAgactttatgaaatttattgtaatcaaAGAATAA